DNA sequence from the Trichocoleus desertorum ATA4-8-CV12 genome:
GCGCTCTACCCTACGTTTTCGACAGATTTTATCAAGTTGACCCTTCGCGATCGCGTCCTTCCGGGGCCAGTTCTGCTCCAGAAGGACAAACCGCCGTCAAACGGATCAAGGTGCCAAACTCAACTCCCCTGGGAGCCTCCAGTTCCAATAGCCAGAATAGCGATGGGGCTGCCTCTCTAGAAGCGATCGCGGCAGAAAAAAACAAGAGCCTGACAGTTTCTACCGAGCGTGGACAGATACACAACTTCACCCCCCCTGAAGCAGAAGCTCAACGGAGTGGTAGTAGTGGATTAGGGCTGGCCATTGTCCGACAGATTGTGGAGGCACATCAAGGATCGGTCAGTGCCAACAACCATCCCGAAACTGGAGGAGCGTGGTTGCAGGTTTTATTACCCTGCCAACAACCTCATCCGCTGGTAAAAGGCTGAGCCTCGTTTCTCAGGCCGATCTTCCTGTAATATTTGTACATATCAACGAACGCATAGTCTGCTGAGCAGTCCCCTATGGAAGAACGGCTGCATAAAATTCTGGCCCAATGGGGCATTGCTTCTCGTCGTCATGCTGAGAAGATGATTCAAGATGGGCGAGTGCGCTTAAATGGTACTGTAGCGCAACTAGGCCAGAAAGCGGATACTCAACGCGATCGCATTGAGGTGGATGGAGTCACGATCCAGCCTGCTCAGCGGCCTCAACACCTGTACCTTCTGCTCCACAAGCCTGCTGGTGTCGTCTCAACCTGTGATGACCCCTGGCAGCGCTCTACAGTGCTTGATTTACTTCCTGAAGATCTACAACAAGGGCATGGTCTGCATCCTGTTGGTCGTCTAGATTTTGACTCTACTGGGGCTTTACTGTTAACCAATGACGGTGAACTAACGTATTATCTGACTCACCCTCGTCATCAAATCCCCAAAACTTATAATGTTTGGGTGCAAGGCCGTCCTTCCGAGTCAGTTTTGCAGCAATGGCGTCAGGGAGTTGTCTTATCGAATCGCAAAACCTTACCTGCACAAGTCCGTGTAATAGAGCGGCAAATGGGGAAAACTCACTTAGAAATCGTGCTGAACGAAGGTAGAAATCGACAAATTCGCCGAGTGGCCGAACAACTCGGGCATCCAGTCCTACAACTACATCGGATAGCAATTGGACCGATTCAACTCCAACAACTCCTTCCCGGTCACTACCGAGCCCTCAGCGAGTTTGAAATCAATTTTTTACAGACGGAAACTATTAGTCCTAAACGATCTACTGGTTCCTAGAACCAATGGATAAACAAAACATTAAACAAAACTATAACTGTGCAGCAGACGTCAAGGAGCGTAGCGTATGAAGAAGTCAGCCCTACAACAAGAGCAAGAACGAATCGAAATACTGCAAGAGATGGGGTCTCACTTACGCCAGCTTCGCCAAAAACAGTCGATGTCGTTAGAGGAAGTTGCTGCCAAAACCAAGATCCAAATGCGTCTCCTCAACGCCATTGAATCAGGTCAACTAGAGGAATTACCGGAACCTGTTTATATTCAGGGCTTTATTAAACAGTTTGCCGATGCTTTGGGGATCAATGGGGCAGCGTTTGCGAGTTCATTCCCCACTACACCAATTTTGCGGCCTGTCCAGCAGCCTTGGCGTCATCTACCCGCAGCTCAATTACGTCCCGTCCATCTATACGTTGTTTACGTCTGTTTAATTGTATTTGCAGTCAATAGCTTGTCTTACCTGATGAACCGTTCTACTAGGCCGACGCTGGCCAATGTAGAGGCTTATCAACCATCGGGTAATCAACCACCAGGACAAGCAGTTAGCCCAGTGGCATCTAATCAGGTTTTTGGCCCCTTTAACCCTGCGAAAACAACCGCCACTCCTTCAGGTAAGCAAAGATCTACAACTCTAGGGCTAGCGGGTCTACTCTCTGCTCCCCCAGATGCTGACAATGTCAACAATGCTAACAAGCCCGTCAGAGTCAGCGTGATCTTAAAAGCGCAATCTTGGATTCGGGTCGTGACTGACGGCAAAACTGAATTCGAAGGCGTCTTGCCGGAAGGCACCCAGCGAGTTTGGATGGCAGATGAACAGCTAACACTGCGGGCGGGTAATGCTGGGGGTGTCTTGGTCGGGCTAAATGAGCAACAAGCCAAGCAGCTAGGTGATCCTGGCTCGGTCGAAGAAGTCACGTTTGAAGCCAATGCGAATGCTGCTCAACTTCCCTCAAATATCGTGGATGATGCCATAGAGGGCTCTCGAAACACTGCGAATGTTGCCGTATTTTCAGCTCCATCTGACCAGGTAGCGATTCGCTAGCTCTTAATTAGCGGATCACAACGAGTTGGATACAGTTAACTAACGGGGCCAACTCATTGTGGGTTCAACCTGAATTTTGGCTTTTAACTCTGAGTTTGAGGGGCACGACCAAACAACTCGGTCATGCTTTTGAGGCGATCGCGGACTTCTGGAGTCAAAGCATCTGCCTCGTATCGCCATGTCCAGTTGCCTGCATTGTCGCTGGGATCATTCATGCGGCCCTCATTCCCCAAGCCCAAAACGTCTTGCAGTTGAATGATGGCTTGATTAGAGACAGAGGCTAGAGCAAGGCGAGTAAAGTCCCAATTGATCCCCTCTGGGCTCAAACAACCAACGTAGTTAATAACCATGTCGCGATCGCTGGGTGAGAGGCGATTAAACCAGCCCACAATGGTTTCGTTGTCGTGGGTGCCAGGATAAACCACGCTATTAGGCAAATATCTGAAGGGCAAAAAGTTTTTGTCCCCCATGTCACCAAAAGCGAATTGCAGAATTTTCATGCTGGGGAAACCAAAGCGATCGCGCAAGGCATCCACTTCTGGCGTGATCACACCTAAGTCTTCTGCCAGGACAGGCAGTTGGCCGAACTGCTGCTGGAGGGTCTCAAACAGAGCTTCCCCTGGCGCTTCAATCCACTCCCCATTCATCGCGGTGGTTTCACCTTGCTGCACTGCCCAATAAGCTTGGAAGCCTCGGAAGTGGTCAACCCGAACCATATCCACGTAGTCGAACAGAGCTTGGAACCGCTGCACCCACCACTTGAACCCAGTTTGCTGCAACCGCTCCCAGTTATATACGGGGTTGCCCCAAAGTTGTCCCGTTTCACTGAAGTAATCGGGTGGGACTCCCGCCATCAACGCAGGCTCTCCGGTTTCAGGGTCGAGGCAAAAGTTTTCTGGGTTACCCCAGACATCGGCGCTATCCTGAGACACGTAAATAGAAATATCACCAATTACTTTGATCCCGCGTAAGTTAGCGTATTTCCTCAGCGCTGACCATTGCTGGAAAAACTCAAA
Encoded proteins:
- a CDS encoding rRNA pseudouridine synthase, yielding MEERLHKILAQWGIASRRHAEKMIQDGRVRLNGTVAQLGQKADTQRDRIEVDGVTIQPAQRPQHLYLLLHKPAGVVSTCDDPWQRSTVLDLLPEDLQQGHGLHPVGRLDFDSTGALLLTNDGELTYYLTHPRHQIPKTYNVWVQGRPSESVLQQWRQGVVLSNRKTLPAQVRVIERQMGKTHLEIVLNEGRNRQIRRVAEQLGHPVLQLHRIAIGPIQLQQLLPGHYRALSEFEINFLQTETISPKRSTGS
- a CDS encoding DUF4115 domain-containing protein, with translation MKKSALQQEQERIEILQEMGSHLRQLRQKQSMSLEEVAAKTKIQMRLLNAIESGQLEELPEPVYIQGFIKQFADALGINGAAFASSFPTTPILRPVQQPWRHLPAAQLRPVHLYVVYVCLIVFAVNSLSYLMNRSTRPTLANVEAYQPSGNQPPGQAVSPVASNQVFGPFNPAKTTATPSGKQRSTTLGLAGLLSAPPDADNVNNANKPVRVSVILKAQSWIRVVTDGKTEFEGVLPEGTQRVWMADEQLTLRAGNAGGVLVGLNEQQAKQLGDPGSVEEVTFEANANAAQLPSNIVDDAIEGSRNTANVAVFSAPSDQVAIR
- the malQ gene encoding 4-alpha-glucanotransferase, which produces MPFPRASGILLHPTSFPSRFGIGDLGLEAYRFIDFLADSAQQLWQILPLGPTGEPWNSPYLSSYSSMAGNHLLISLEVLRDKGLLAKTDLTELPEMPPSVDFGKVRQIKMPLLQKAWQNFQTNASAVQQKEFEGFCKGTAYWLDDYALFMALKEAFQDTSWPTWEPAISKRQPDAIAQWQDKLQAEIWLHKFLQFEFFQQWSALRKYANLRGIKVIGDISIYVSQDSADVWGNPENFCLDPETGEPALMAGVPPDYFSETGQLWGNPVYNWERLQQTGFKWWVQRFQALFDYVDMVRVDHFRGFQAYWAVQQGETTAMNGEWIEAPGEALFETLQQQFGQLPVLAEDLGVITPEVDALRDRFGFPSMKILQFAFGDMGDKNFLPFRYLPNSVVYPGTHDNETIVGWFNRLSPSDRDMVINYVGCLSPEGINWDFTRLALASVSNQAIIQLQDVLGLGNEGRMNDPSDNAGNWTWRYEADALTPEVRDRLKSMTELFGRAPQTQS